ATTTCCTTCATACCAGTTACTAACTATTCCTATTTGAGCTTTACAAAAATCTGAGTCTTTCATTCCTGTAGCATACAACATAGCATGTGCTGCTGGCAAATTAGGTTCTTTCGTGATTTTTCTGCTAAAATCGTTAATTCTTTTTTTCATGAAACATTTTAATAAATCAAAAAGCCCTACTGATCTATCAAGTAGGGATAAAAAAACAACACCAAACTTGAATAGTTTTATGAAAAAAAACTATACAAAAATATTAAATTATATAATATGCAAAAATATGAAAAAAATAGATTATATAAAAGCGGTTTTTAGGTATTTATTTCTAAAATATTATTATTTTTTGATTTATTAATGAATATCTTATAAAGTTTGCAATAAAGAATTATTAAAACAGTGTATTTTTATTTTTTTAAACTTTTTTAAAAAATAAAATATAAAATAATAGAAATAACCCCTGACCCTATTAACTCTTTTCCAAGATACCATACAGCAAATTGTCCTTCCGTTATAGCACATTGCATTCTATTAAACTCAATAAACATTCCTTTTTTTATTTTATATAATTTGGATTTTTGTAATGGTTGTCTATAACGAATTCTACAAAATACATCCATTTTTTCTCCTTCTAAAAGAGTTAGATCTTTCCGTATCCAATGAATATTTTCTTCCTGAAGAAACAAAGATTTTCTATATAATCCTGGATGTTGTTTACCCATTCCTATATAAACAATATTTTCTTTTACATCAGTATCTATAACAAAAAGAGGCTCCTCATAACCTCCTAATGCTATTCCTTTACGTTGTCCTTTAGTAAAATAATAAGCTCCTTGATGATATCCAATTATTTTTCCATCAGATTTTTTGTATTTTTTTTTTTTAATAAAAAAAATAAATTCTTCTTCTTTAGAAAAAAAAAAATTTTTTTCTTTATATAATGAAGCATTAGAATTAATACAGATTATTTCTCCTTTTTTGGGAATAATTCTTTTTTTAAGAAAATTGGGAAAATTCACTTTTCCTACAAAACATAAACCTTGAGATTCTTTTTTGTAAGCGCTCCGTAATTTATATTTTTCTGCTATTTTCCTTACTTGATTTTTAGTTAATAACCCTAATGGAAATAGGGATTTTTCCAATTGATATTGTGTTAATTGACATAAAAAATATGATTGATCTTTATTAAAATCTTTTCCAATTAAAAGACGATAAATTGTTTTCTTATTTTTCAATTTTTTTTTATTTACATAATGTCCTGTGGCAATAAAATCAGCCCCTAAATCAAGGCATTTTTTCAAAAAAATGTTAAATTTTATTTCTCGATTACACAAAATATCTGGATTAGGAGTTTTTCCTAATCTATATTCATTGAACATGTAATTTATAACGTATTTTTTATATTCATTTTTCATTTCAATTATTTGAAAAGGAATCCCTAATTGTTTAGCAACTAACATAGCGTCAATGCTATCTTCTTTCCAAGTACATTTATTATTAGAATCTTCCTCTTCCCAATTATGCATAAATAAACCAATAACTTTATAACCTTTCTTTTTAA
This DNA window, taken from Blattabacterium sp. (Nauphoeta cinerea), encodes the following:
- the mnmA gene encoding tRNA 2-thiouridine(34) synthase MnmA, translated to MQKVIVGLSGGVDSSVAALILKKKGYKVIGLFMHNWEEEDSNNKCTWKEDSIDAMLVAKQLGIPFQIIEMKNEYKKYVINYMFNEYRLGKTPNPDILCNREIKFNIFLKKCLDLGADFIATGHYVNKKKLKNKKTIYRLLIGKDFNKDQSYFLCQLTQYQLEKSLFPLGLLTKNQVRKIAEKYKLRSAYKKESQGLCFVGKVNFPNFLKKRIIPKKGEIICINSNASLYKEKNFFFSKEEEFIFFIKKKKYKKSDGKIIGYHQGAYYFTKGQRKGIALGGYEEPLFVIDTDVKENIVYIGMGKQHPGLYRKSLFLQEENIHWIRKDLTLLEGEKMDVFCRIRYRQPLQKSKLYKIKKGMFIEFNRMQCAITEGQFAVWYLGKELIGSGVISIILYFIF